Proteins co-encoded in one Lynx canadensis isolate LIC74 chromosome C1, mLynCan4.pri.v2, whole genome shotgun sequence genomic window:
- the ASB17 gene encoding ankyrin repeat and SOCS box protein 17: MSKSFKLCHKTSCPRSNIFCNLIDKIVKRPSLQFLGQWGYHCYEPRIYRTLAKILRYVDLDGFDILLSDYIAFVEKSGYRFELNFNLEFTEICVNTILYWVFARKGNPDFVELLLKKTKNYVQDRSCNLALIWRTFTPVYCPSPLSGITPLLYVAQTRQSTILKILLQYGILEREKNPINIVITILLYPSRVRIMVDHELVDIQEDAKTCLQLCSRVLSAISIREIETQLSLGRRPIISNWLDYIPSTRYKDPCELLHLCRITIRAQLLTNNMLPNGIFSLLIPVRLQNYLNLES, from the exons ATGAGTAAATCTTTCAAATTATGTCACAAGACTTCTTGTCCAAGAAGCAATATATTCTGCAATCTCATTGACAAAATTGTTAAAAGACCATCCTTGCAGTTTTTGGGTCAGTGGGGATATCACTGTTACGAACCTAGGATTTACAGAACCCTGGCAAAAATTCTGAGGTATGTCGACTTGGATGGGTTTGACATACTACTCTCAGACTATATTGCATTTGTGGAAAAATCAGGATACCGTTTTGAACTGAATTTTAATCTTGAATTTACTGAAATATGTGTGAATACTATTCTTTACTGGGTTTTTGCGAGGAAGGGTAATCCTGACTTTGTGGAATTGCttctcaagaaaacaaagaactatGTTCAAGATAGAAGTTGTAACCTGGCACTGATATGGAG AACTTTCACACCAGTATACTGTCCAAGCCCACTAAGTGGTATTACACCTTTACTCTATGTAGCTCAGACAAGACAATCTACTATCTTAAAAATACTCCTGCAATATGGAatcttagaaagagaaaaaaaccctatCAACATTGTGATAACAATATTGCTCTACCCTTCAAGAGTGAGAATAATGGTTGATCATGAATTAGTAGACATCCAGGAAGATGCCAAAACATGTTTACAGCTATGTTCCAGAGTGCTTTCTGCCATTTCAATTAGGGAAATAGAG ACACAACTAAGTTTAGGAAGACGTCCAATTATTTCTAACTGGCTGGACTACATTCCTTCAACAAGATACAAAGATCCATGTGAACTATTACATCTTTGCAGAATAACCATCAGGGCTCAACTACTGACCAACAATATGCTCCCAAATGGAATATTTTCACTTCTAATACCAGTTCGCCTGCAGAACTACCTGAATTTAGAAAGTTAA